The following coding sequences lie in one Brevibacterium marinum genomic window:
- a CDS encoding ABC transporter permease codes for MTRTRTRPDDAESTGGTASVRAGDGTASTRPVGTPRKSAAGTKSSLIGWKLAAGIVGVLLLLALSLLTGVYDVFGGDGGAEMFQITRMPRTIALVLSGAAMAMCGLVMQLLTQNRFVEPTTTGTTEWAGLGLMLTVIVYPDASILARMIGAIIAAFIGTLVFFLFLRRISLKSSLIVPIVGIMLGAVVGAISTFIAVQTDMLQSLGIWFAGSFTSILRGQYEILWVVALVVAAVFITADRFTVAGLGKEVATNIGLNYNRVILIGTVLVAIATGVVTVVVGSLPFLGLIVPNIVSMIRGDDLRSNLPWVCLLGIAIVTICDLIGRVIIMPFELPVSVILGVVGALVFVALLLRQRKRG; via the coding sequence ATGACCAGGACACGCACCCGGCCCGACGATGCCGAGTCGACGGGCGGCACCGCCTCGGTGAGGGCTGGTGACGGCACCGCCTCGACGCGTCCTGTCGGCACGCCGAGGAAGAGTGCGGCCGGGACGAAGAGTTCGCTGATCGGCTGGAAGCTGGCGGCGGGCATCGTCGGTGTCCTGCTGCTGCTCGCGCTCTCCCTGCTCACCGGCGTCTACGACGTCTTCGGCGGTGACGGGGGAGCGGAGATGTTCCAGATCACCCGCATGCCGCGCACCATCGCTCTCGTCCTCTCCGGAGCGGCGATGGCGATGTGCGGACTGGTCATGCAGCTGCTGACGCAGAACCGGTTCGTCGAACCGACGACGACCGGCACCACGGAATGGGCCGGACTCGGACTCATGCTCACCGTCATCGTCTACCCGGACGCCTCGATCCTGGCCCGTATGATCGGCGCGATCATCGCCGCCTTCATCGGCACGCTGGTCTTCTTCCTGTTCCTGCGCCGGATCTCGCTGAAGTCATCGCTCATCGTGCCCATCGTCGGCATCATGCTCGGTGCGGTCGTCGGCGCGATCTCCACATTCATCGCCGTCCAGACCGACATGCTCCAGAGCCTGGGCATCTGGTTCGCCGGCAGCTTCACCTCGATCCTGCGCGGTCAGTACGAGATCCTGTGGGTCGTCGCCCTCGTCGTCGCCGCGGTCTTCATCACCGCCGACCGTTTCACCGTCGCCGGCTTGGGTAAAGAGGTCGCAACGAACATCGGGCTCAACTACAACCGGGTCATCCTCATCGGCACCGTCCTCGTAGCCATCGCCACCGGCGTGGTCACGGTGGTGGTCGGCAGCCTGCCGTTCCTGGGTTTGATCGTCCCCAACATCGTCTCGATGATCCGCGGCGACGACCTGCGCAGCAATCTGCCCTGGGTGTGTCTGCTGGGCATCGCCATCGTCACTATCTGCGACCTCATCGGCCGAGTCATCATCATGCCCTTCGAACTGCCCGTCTCCGTCATCCTCGGCGTCGTCGGCGCCCTGGTGTTCGTCGCACTGCTGCTGCGACAGCGAAAGAGAGGGTGA
- a CDS encoding siderophore ABC transporter substrate-binding protein, protein MVSSRLRFIALAGVVALALAGCSQTATDEAGAKAGSAIDIADNNGAQSVANPPTSVVATDNRTFETLETWGVELSAAAVSLMPEGLSYTKDDSILDLGSHREPDLEKVVEAEPDLIINGQRFAQFHDDLAKLAPGAAVLELDPRDGEDFGSELKRQTTTLGEVFDKQDEAQTIIDDYDASVKRAKAAYDSKDTAMGLITSAGDISYSAPSSGRTVGPVFDILGLDPALEVDTSSEDHQGDDISVEAIADSDPDLLVVMDRDASFAPDERDEGSAPAAEVLEDSEALKDVPAIKDDKIVYFPQDTYLNEGIQTYTEFFNSFADKLEEQR, encoded by the coding sequence ATGGTTTCGTCCCGTCTCCGTTTCATCGCCCTGGCGGGCGTCGTCGCACTCGCCCTCGCTGGCTGCTCTCAGACCGCAACAGATGAGGCCGGCGCGAAGGCCGGCAGCGCCATCGACATCGCAGACAACAACGGTGCGCAGAGCGTGGCGAATCCTCCCACCTCGGTGGTGGCCACGGACAACCGCACCTTCGAAACCCTCGAGACCTGGGGCGTCGAGCTCAGCGCTGCCGCTGTGTCCCTGATGCCCGAGGGCCTCAGCTACACGAAGGACGATTCGATCCTGGACCTCGGGTCGCATCGTGAGCCCGACCTCGAGAAGGTCGTCGAGGCCGAGCCCGATCTCATCATCAACGGGCAGCGGTTCGCGCAGTTCCACGACGACCTCGCGAAGCTGGCCCCCGGCGCCGCCGTGCTCGAACTCGATCCTCGTGACGGTGAGGACTTCGGCTCGGAACTCAAGCGTCAGACGACCACCCTGGGTGAGGTCTTCGACAAGCAGGACGAGGCGCAGACGATCATCGACGACTACGACGCCTCGGTGAAGCGAGCCAAGGCCGCCTATGACAGCAAAGACACAGCAATGGGCCTCATCACCTCGGCGGGGGACATCAGCTACTCCGCTCCGTCGTCCGGGCGCACCGTCGGGCCGGTCTTCGACATCCTCGGTCTGGATCCGGCACTCGAGGTCGACACGAGCAGCGAGGATCACCAGGGCGACGACATCTCCGTCGAGGCCATCGCCGACTCCGATCCGGACCTCTTGGTCGTCATGGATCGCGACGCCTCGTTCGCACCGGACGAACGCGATGAGGGCTCAGCGCCCGCCGCCGAGGTGCTCGAGGACTCCGAGGCGCTCAAGGACGTACCCGCGATCAAGGACGACAAGATCGTCTACTTCCCGCAGGACACCTACCTCAACGAGGGGATCCAGACATACACCGAGTTCTTCAACTCCTTCGCGGACAAGCTCGAAGAACAGAGATGA
- a CDS encoding inositol monophosphatase family protein has product MSSETDLLPSDVSDLPLMRMAADLSAMAWEQMTAWRSSLGAGLDAAVVDTKTSPNDLVTLADAQIESLVRGYLAKVRPGDTMVGEEGAPALDPTEFFDARFLRGLGCVDPRRGELLDMSDGGQELEWHVDPIDGTVNYVRNIEHYAFSVGVRVAGGNHGQGLSEDGWLLGLVASPGLGATWVGARGLGAYRLEGRCSGGRLSGIGDAAVPAQRLRGTPDGLSGRLLATGFAYTGSSRGPQLAKLEALMGGYDDIRRCGSAAIDLCMLAEGKVNSYAERGLGIYDYAGGAVIAEEAGARVHRGGSGGPTAAAASESEVRRLIDTI; this is encoded by the coding sequence ATGAGCTCAGAGACCGACCTTCTGCCCAGTGATGTCAGCGATCTGCCCTTGATGAGGATGGCCGCGGACCTGTCCGCGATGGCGTGGGAGCAGATGACGGCCTGGCGCAGTTCCCTGGGCGCCGGCCTCGATGCCGCGGTCGTGGATACGAAGACTTCACCCAACGATCTCGTCACGCTCGCGGATGCGCAGATCGAATCACTCGTCCGCGGCTATCTGGCGAAAGTCCGGCCGGGCGACACGATGGTCGGGGAGGAGGGAGCGCCGGCGCTCGATCCGACGGAGTTCTTCGATGCCCGGTTCCTCCGCGGACTCGGCTGTGTCGATCCGAGGCGCGGCGAGCTCCTCGATATGAGCGATGGCGGTCAAGAGTTGGAGTGGCACGTCGATCCCATCGACGGAACCGTCAACTACGTCCGGAACATCGAGCACTACGCGTTCTCCGTCGGAGTGCGAGTCGCCGGCGGCAATCACGGCCAGGGGCTCAGCGAGGACGGGTGGCTCCTCGGGCTGGTGGCCTCGCCCGGGCTGGGTGCCACGTGGGTGGGTGCCAGGGGCCTGGGCGCGTACCGGCTCGAGGGTCGCTGCTCGGGAGGTCGCCTCTCGGGTATCGGAGACGCAGCCGTCCCGGCCCAGCGCCTGCGCGGAACTCCCGATGGCCTCTCCGGTCGACTTCTGGCCACCGGGTTCGCCTATACGGGCAGCAGCCGCGGCCCGCAGCTGGCCAAGCTCGAGGCTCTCATGGGCGGCTACGACGACATCCGCCGCTGCGGGTCGGCGGCCATCGACCTGTGCATGCTCGCCGAGGGCAAGGTCAACAGCTATGCCGAACGCGGCCTGGGGATCTATGACTACGCCGGGGGTGCGGTCATCGCCGAAGAGGCCGGGGCCCGCGTCCATCGTGGAGGGTCCGGCGGCCCTACTGCCGCAGCGGCATCCGAGTCTGAGGTCAGGCGACTGATCGACACCATCTGA
- a CDS encoding FAD-binding and (Fe-S)-binding domain-containing protein, with the protein MTTLAHSSSSPRRSTGTETSLADALATELRTAGVSDFSIDDTDRAAYTTDASLFRLVPQVIVFPHDESEVSRTLAIARRLGVPITSRGAGTSIAGNAIGTGIILDFSRHMNEVIGLDPEERSAWVQAGCIHAHLQKQARPHGLRFGPDPSTHTRCTIGGMIGNNACGPRALGYGRTGDNVLALQVMLVDGTVITLDDGDSSEQFPRLHELVAKELGTIRTNLGTFSRQVSGYGLESLLPENDFDLRRAFAGTEGTWGIILAAKMRLVKDPTHTSAVVLGYEDMVAAAHDAPLLRDFPVAACEGLDSRMLDRVIETKGAEAIPHLPEGGGWLVVELTGEDEAELDEETKRLITESSAQDSAVLDAPAAAEVWAIRADGAGLVSRTPDGRDAHAGWEDSAVPVEHLGDYLRDLMDLLTEHGLWAIPYGHFGDGCLHMRVDFPLEDPDGPAVMREFMVAATKLVARYGGSVSGEHGDGRARSELLRLIYPPAVIDLFREVKELFDPQHLLNPGVIVDPDALSESLRLTQLPLRQELPGTLAMAYEDESAGFASAVHRCTGIGKCRADTAAGGEVMCPSYQATRDERHSTRGRARVLQEMVSGDLLDSSWQSPEVADALDLCLSCKACGTECPTGTDMSTYKAEVLYQSYRGKLRPMKHYSLGFLPQLARAITPLAPVVNRVSGLPGLTTVAKKMAGIDVRRSIPKFAPTTFRKWWKSLAEAGAGPRSGAGSRTAAGSRTAAGSRAAAGSRAAAGSRTAKTREVILFADSWSNHFAPRILAAAVAVLEHAGVTVRVIDQTVCCGLPLISTGQLEAAKANLGATISALDATGDVPIIGVEPSCLATLKDDSLKLLADEASARVADRVQTFAQYLLSVGAELPSLDEVEALVQPHCHQTAIFGNAADKELLARSGAASQFLGGCCGLAGNFGVEEGHYETSVAVAEVALLPALRDQEALSNRAPNAVGAGGTAGAGGAAGGVGATGTGGAAGAGETAGDGERTRIVLADGYSCRTQITDLSNAQGVSLPELLAWGWGLEPVR; encoded by the coding sequence ATGACCACATTGGCTCACAGCTCCAGCTCACCTCGGCGGTCCACGGGGACAGAGACGTCCCTGGCTGATGCCCTCGCCACCGAGCTTCGGACAGCCGGGGTCAGCGATTTCAGCATCGATGACACCGACCGCGCCGCCTACACCACCGATGCCTCTCTGTTCCGCTTGGTCCCGCAGGTCATCGTGTTCCCGCATGACGAGTCCGAAGTCTCTCGCACACTGGCGATCGCGCGGCGCCTCGGCGTGCCCATCACCAGCCGAGGGGCGGGAACATCGATAGCCGGCAACGCGATCGGCACCGGCATCATCCTCGATTTCTCCCGGCACATGAACGAGGTCATCGGCCTCGACCCCGAGGAACGGTCGGCGTGGGTTCAGGCGGGCTGCATCCACGCCCATCTGCAGAAACAGGCCAGACCGCACGGACTGCGCTTCGGGCCGGACCCCTCCACCCACACCCGGTGCACGATCGGCGGCATGATCGGCAACAACGCCTGCGGACCACGTGCCCTCGGCTACGGCCGCACCGGCGACAACGTCCTCGCCCTCCAAGTGATGCTCGTCGACGGCACCGTCATCACCCTCGACGACGGTGATTCCTCCGAACAGTTCCCGCGCCTGCACGAGCTCGTCGCGAAGGAACTCGGCACGATCCGGACCAACCTCGGCACCTTCTCCCGACAGGTCTCCGGGTACGGCCTGGAATCCCTGCTGCCGGAGAACGACTTCGACCTCCGCCGCGCCTTCGCCGGCACCGAGGGCACCTGGGGAATCATCCTCGCCGCGAAGATGCGCCTGGTCAAGGACCCGACCCACACCTCGGCGGTGGTGCTGGGATACGAGGACATGGTCGCGGCCGCCCACGACGCCCCACTGCTGAGGGACTTCCCGGTCGCTGCCTGCGAAGGGCTCGACTCCCGCATGCTCGACCGCGTCATCGAGACCAAAGGCGCCGAAGCGATCCCCCACTTGCCGGAGGGAGGCGGTTGGCTCGTCGTCGAGCTCACCGGTGAGGACGAAGCCGAACTCGACGAGGAGACGAAGCGCCTGATCACCGAGTCGAGCGCACAGGATTCCGCGGTCCTCGATGCTCCTGCCGCCGCCGAGGTGTGGGCGATCCGCGCCGACGGCGCCGGCCTCGTCTCCCGAACTCCCGACGGGCGCGACGCCCACGCTGGGTGGGAGGATTCCGCGGTTCCGGTCGAGCACCTCGGCGACTATCTGCGTGATCTCATGGATCTGCTCACCGAGCACGGGCTGTGGGCTATTCCGTACGGGCACTTCGGTGACGGTTGCCTGCACATGCGCGTCGACTTCCCGCTCGAGGATCCGGACGGGCCCGCGGTGATGCGCGAGTTCATGGTCGCGGCCACGAAACTCGTGGCCCGGTACGGCGGATCGGTCTCTGGCGAGCACGGCGACGGACGGGCGAGGTCCGAGCTGCTGCGCCTCATCTACCCTCCGGCCGTGATCGACCTATTCAGGGAGGTCAAGGAGCTCTTCGACCCGCAGCATCTGCTCAATCCCGGCGTCATCGTCGACCCCGATGCCCTGAGCGAGTCGCTGCGCCTGACCCAGCTGCCGCTGCGGCAGGAGCTGCCCGGAACGCTGGCGATGGCCTATGAGGACGAGTCGGCGGGGTTCGCCTCGGCCGTGCATCGCTGCACCGGAATCGGCAAGTGCCGCGCAGACACCGCCGCCGGTGGCGAGGTGATGTGTCCGTCCTACCAGGCCACTCGCGATGAACGGCATTCGACCCGTGGCCGAGCGCGTGTGCTGCAGGAGATGGTCTCCGGCGATCTCCTCGACTCCTCCTGGCAGTCGCCCGAGGTCGCCGATGCCCTCGACCTCTGCCTCTCGTGCAAGGCCTGCGGCACCGAGTGCCCGACGGGCACGGACATGTCCACGTACAAGGCGGAGGTCCTCTACCAGTCATACCGCGGGAAACTGCGCCCGATGAAGCACTACTCCTTGGGGTTCCTGCCGCAGCTGGCTCGTGCGATCACTCCCCTGGCGCCCGTGGTCAACCGGGTTTCGGGTCTGCCGGGGCTGACGACCGTGGCCAAGAAGATGGCCGGAATCGACGTCCGCCGGTCCATCCCCAAGTTCGCCCCGACGACGTTCAGGAAGTGGTGGAAGTCCCTCGCCGAGGCTGGGGCCGGGCCGCGGAGTGGGGCCGGGTCGCGGACGGCGGCCGGGTCACGGACGGCGGCCGGGTCGCGGGCAGCGGCCGGGTCGCGGGCAGCGGCCGGGTCGCGGACGGCGAAGACGCGTGAGGTGATTCTGTTCGCCGATTCGTGGTCGAATCACTTTGCGCCGCGCATCCTCGCCGCCGCTGTCGCCGTGCTCGAACACGCCGGAGTCACGGTCCGCGTCATCGACCAGACCGTGTGCTGCGGCCTGCCGCTGATCTCGACCGGCCAGCTCGAAGCGGCGAAGGCGAACCTGGGAGCCACGATCTCCGCGCTCGACGCGACCGGGGACGTGCCCATCATCGGGGTCGAGCCCTCCTGTCTGGCTACGCTCAAGGACGATTCGCTCAAGCTGCTCGCTGACGAGGCTTCGGCACGAGTCGCCGACCGGGTTCAGACCTTCGCCCAGTACCTGCTCAGCGTGGGCGCCGAACTGCCGTCATTGGACGAGGTCGAGGCGCTCGTGCAACCGCACTGTCATCAGACGGCGATCTTCGGCAACGCCGCCGACAAGGAGCTGCTGGCCAGAAGCGGTGCCGCCAGTCAGTTCCTGGGCGGCTGCTGCGGTTTGGCCGGGAACTTCGGCGTCGAAGAGGGCCACTACGAGACCTCGGTCGCCGTGGCAGAGGTGGCTCTGCTGCCGGCGCTGCGCGACCAAGAGGCGCTGAGCAATCGCGCCCCGAACGCGGTTGGAGCCGGCGGGACTGCGGGGGCCGGCGGGGCTGCGGGGGGCGTGGGAGCTACGGGGACCGGCGGGGCTGCGGGGGCCGGGGAAACCGCCGGCGACGGTGAACGAACCCGGATCGTGCTGGCAGACGGCTACTCCTGTCGCACCCAGATCACCGACCTCAGCAACGCGCAGGGGGTGTCACTGCCGGAGCTGCTGGCCTGGGGGTGGGGTCTCGAACCCGTCCGATAG
- a CDS encoding universal stress protein translates to MTILIGYLPAPEGEAALRAGFAEAKLRSSNAVVINSQRRGASGTPTEIDQDVIDRIVSLGKESEVEVEVLQPDHEDDLPGTLNELVEEHEAQLIVIGLRKRSAIGKFILGSQAQRILLEAEVPVLTAKA, encoded by the coding sequence ATGACGATTCTCATTGGCTATCTTCCTGCTCCTGAGGGTGAGGCGGCTCTGCGCGCGGGCTTCGCAGAAGCCAAACTTCGGTCGAGCAACGCAGTCGTGATCAACTCCCAACGACGCGGAGCCAGTGGAACACCGACCGAGATCGACCAGGACGTCATCGACCGCATCGTCTCACTCGGCAAGGAGTCCGAGGTCGAGGTCGAGGTGCTCCAACCCGACCACGAAGACGATCTGCCGGGAACGCTGAACGAACTCGTGGAAGAACACGAGGCGCAGCTCATCGTCATCGGACTGCGCAAACGTTCGGCGATCGGCAAGTTCATCCTCGGCTCACAGGCACAGCGCATCCTGCTCGAGGCCGAGGTCCCGGTCCTCACCGCCAAGGCCTGA
- a CDS encoding helix-turn-helix transcriptional regulator codes for MGSTMTAESRLLSLLGMLATGRTRTATELAAHFGVTPRSIRRDMTSLRQLGYVIESVPGVLGGYRAQSHTVLPPLQLETGEALATAVGLALLNGAGLGTSNADSATAKLQGMLPPAMRETIRNISTAVSVLPGHEPGVDMTAVMTTASAIASRSVLTFTHVKRKSAGSQAMERRVEPVRMVVLGAHWYLYAWDLTRADWRVFRLDRMSEVHETTFAFAPRDHPDAEAAVSSAVTTHAYRHTVILDVDASAAEAEAWFPTRAATITATDDGARVEFGVEDLTWAAVITAATPVSFRVIEPPALLDALHDLGARAARVSRSGTSRSG; via the coding sequence ATGGGGTCGACGATGACCGCCGAGTCCCGTCTGCTGTCGCTGTTGGGGATGCTCGCCACCGGACGGACCCGTACCGCGACCGAACTGGCCGCACACTTCGGTGTCACTCCTCGCTCCATTCGCCGAGACATGACGAGTCTGCGTCAGCTCGGTTATGTCATCGAGTCCGTCCCGGGCGTCCTCGGCGGCTACCGTGCCCAGTCGCACACCGTTCTGCCGCCACTGCAGCTGGAAACCGGCGAAGCACTGGCGACGGCCGTCGGCCTGGCGCTGCTCAACGGTGCTGGTCTGGGCACCTCGAACGCCGATTCGGCTACGGCGAAGTTGCAGGGCATGCTCCCACCCGCGATGCGCGAGACGATCAGGAACATCAGCACGGCAGTCTCCGTTCTCCCCGGTCACGAACCCGGAGTCGACATGACAGCGGTGATGACGACCGCCTCGGCGATCGCGTCCCGCAGCGTCCTCACCTTCACCCACGTGAAACGTAAGTCGGCCGGTTCCCAGGCGATGGAGCGCCGAGTCGAGCCCGTGCGGATGGTCGTCCTCGGCGCGCACTGGTATCTCTACGCCTGGGATCTCACCCGCGCCGATTGGCGGGTCTTCCGCCTCGATCGGATGAGCGAGGTTCACGAAACGACGTTCGCTTTCGCTCCCAGGGACCATCCCGACGCCGAGGCTGCTGTGAGTTCCGCCGTCACCACCCATGCGTACCGCCACACTGTGATCCTGGACGTCGACGCTTCGGCAGCCGAGGCCGAAGCGTGGTTTCCGACGAGGGCGGCCACGATCACTGCGACCGACGACGGCGCGCGCGTCGAATTCGGAGTCGAGGATCTGACCTGGGCGGCCGTGATCACAGCGGCGACTCCCGTCAGTTTCCGTGTCATCGAACCGCCGGCGCTGTTGGATGCACTGCACGATCTCGGTGCGCGAGCGGCTCGGGTGAGCAGATCCGGCACAAGTCGTTCGGGCTGA